From Arachis stenosperma cultivar V10309 chromosome 2, arast.V10309.gnm1.PFL2, whole genome shotgun sequence, one genomic window encodes:
- the LOC130962668 gene encoding uncharacterized protein LOC130962668 yields the protein MGPTRKENVEPHVFKGADAKGEEMRPGRSSNRLNANPVSGEASSACPDVTLGGRGPVRSQREDGDTQGLKLDEQMLKNRKTWELAKESGIVLVNEEEDIMVVTRFDVARLWRQGGAGWDFVGSDSAAGGLLLIWDESVFKKNNCYKGERWLCVKGVLVKNNYSCAIFLVYGAHNRDAKLQVWEEMSYMARLCQVSSCYMEDFNEIVHVEERQGTDVLPRSAEEFRSWIQDMHLVDLPLTNRKFTWFQGHSCSRIDRALVSIEWLEEFLETRIRSEPRGLSDHCPVILEYMGQRVGPRPFRSLDSWFTHEGFLSFVKEEWRGLGEMQFTDKLKALTVPLGNWHKSKFGDMDKKITRFEEKIKKIDNLVRTGVYDGMMEARRKALVTCCERWYARKEVHLKQMSRSRQAKEMDKNTRYFHNIASARRRNNRINTLLINGRLVKNQARIKIAIKEYYKELYQ from the exons ATGGGACCGACGCGAAAGGAGAATGTTGAGCCTCACGTTTTCAAAGGCGCGGATGCGAAGGGAGAAGAGATGAGGCCTGGTCGCAGCTCCAACAGGTTAAACGCGAATCCGGTCTCTGGTGAGGCAAGCTCTGCCTGTCCAGATGTGACTCTGGGTGGTAGAGGCCCGGTTCGTTCTCAACGTG AGGACGGTGATACACAGGGCTTGAAGCTAGATGAGCAGATGCTAAAGAACCGAAAAACATGGGAGTTGGCAAAGGAGTCGGGCATTGTGCTGGTCAACGAGGAAGAAGACATTATG GTTGTGACAAGATTTGATGTTGCAAGACTTTGGAGGCAAGGTGGTGCAGGCTGGGACTTTGTTGGCTCTGATAGTGCAGCGGGTGGACTATTGTTAATATGGGATGAATCAGTGTTTAAAAAGAATAATTGTTATAAGGGAGAGAGATGGTTGTGTGTTAAAGGGGTCCTGGTAAAGAATAATTACAGTTGTGCTATTTTCTTGGTTTATGGTGCACATAATAGAGATGCGAAGCTTCAGGTGTGGGAAGAGATGAGTTACATGGCTAGATTATGTCAGGTTTCTAGCTGCTACATGGAAGATTTTAATGAAATAGTGCATGTGGAAGAAAGGCAAGGTACTGATGTTCTACCTAGGTCGGCAGAAGAATTCAGGAGTTGGATACAAGATATGCATTTAGTGGATCTGCCGCTCACAAATCGCAAGTTCACATGGTTTCAGGGACACTCTTGCAGTCGTATAGATAGAGCTCTGGTTAGCATAGAGTGGTTGGAAGAGTTCCTTGAGACTCGGATACGCAGTGAACCAAGGGGCTTGTCAGATCACTGTCCTGTCATCTTAGAGTACATGGGGCAGAGGGTAGGGCCAAGGCCATTCCGAAGTCTAGATTCATGGTTTACACATGAAGGCTTCCTTAGCTTCGTAAAGGAGGAGTGGAGAGGATTGGGGGAGATGCAGTTCACAGATAAGTTGAAGGCTCTAACAGTCCCGTTAGGAAATTGGCATAAGTCTAAATTTGGGGATATGGACAAGAAGATTACAAGGTTTGAGGAAAAAATTAAGAAGATTGATAATTTGGTAAGAACTGGGGTGTATGACGGAATGATGGAGGCTAGGAGGAAGGCGTTGGTTACCTGCTGTGAGAGGTGGTATGCCAGGAAAGAAGTCCATTTGAAACAGATGTCGCGGTCTCGGCAAGCTAAGGAGATGGACAAAAATACGAGATACTTCCACAACATAGCTTCAGCAAGACGAAGGAATAATAGGATCAATACACTATTGATCAATGGTAGGCTGGTCAAGAATCAAGCCAGAATAAAAATTGCTATTAAGGAATACTACAAAGAGTTATATCAATAG